In Hippopotamus amphibius kiboko isolate mHipAmp2 chromosome 6, mHipAmp2.hap2, whole genome shotgun sequence, the genomic window TTTTTTTGCTTGCCGTCTGTATCATACTAGCTCCTCCAACTAAGAGTTTTTTCTTGTTATAAAGTAAAGCAATTCTCTGtcatgtatttcttcctctgaattcctttcaggtATTCAGagtcaaaatatttaagaatactaGTGGGCCTGGCACAGAAAACTTTTATGTAAAGTTTATCAGATTAAGTATTTGGGATTGAGAGGATCCCAGGGGAAGACAAAACTATTAATGAAAAGTACCAGGCAGGTTAAACTCCCACCACACAACATTCCAGGGGTTCCAAGAAGGTTCTGCCTCTTATGTTTTTCCCTCACGTCTTTCatatttagaaaagatttttttcttactaaacaAAGTAAAACTATTAAATAATACTTCAGCTCCCTACTTACACTTATCAACAATAAATAAGTGTCAAATCAGAACACATGATAAACATGAGATGACAGCGGGGTTCTGGCAAAGACAAATCCAATGATGAAACTTTATTGCTGGTACATGTATGATTTGCAttagattctttttcatattctgaaTACATATTCCCATTAATGtttccttgccctcaaggagcccaAAGAGTGTACTTGTGAAGAAACTCACGAGGGTAAGGAAACCATAAGGAATAGAGAATCTGGggtaagggaggggaggaggtccgcagactTCTTCTCTTTGGCATCCTCACCAAATTATCTACAAATTTTTCATATTGGATCTTACTTATGTATCTTGAAACTTTCTCACTAAAACCATGCTCCACTAGCTACCAAGTCTCAAGTCCAGTGTGGCCTGTTAGGTCAAAACAAATGTCTCTGTGACATCACTGAGCTTGTTTGTGAACTAGGAGAATTAACTCGGTGTAACATGGAGTTATCCTGGTTCCTTGGCATGGGGCTCTGGAATAGCAGAAGTAACATTTTAAGTTttagcaggaaaggaaaaaaattctcagtcGTTGGCAGCTCTATTCTTAGGGAAGAGGAGTGCCCGCACCTGGGGCTCTCCCCAGAGAGGCAAACCCCCAGCATGCTGAACTTCCTCCTATGCCCAGAGCTCCTCTTCCACCTGCTCTGCTCAGACTTAGAGGTGGATATTCCCCTTTTtgtttctgtgcatttttaaCATCTGCCGAGGCAGCCTCCACCGCATGTTGAGTTGCCTGTCGGCCAGACTGTCCATGTTATCTCTGCAGGTACCACTTAACTGTTTTTGTTAGTGCTTTGATTACAAAGATGTACAAGTGTTGAGAGGTTTACCCTACGTTAACTTGTACTGCAAGCAATGTTCTttctaataaacatttttgtagaATGCATCATTTTTCAGGAACATGTATCTTGTATTATAGAAATCTTGTACTTTGTTTATTCTTAgtggatgcttaataaatgttgacagattatttataattaattaagtATAtcacaagaattttaaaaagcagttccAAGGAATGACTGTTGACAATGAACTAAATTACAAGATTTGACTTCCCTAGAATACAAAATCTTCAAAAGTCATTATAATTTGCATGACAGTTATCACTATTTTAGAGAAACAGAAGctaacttttcattttcaaagagtGAGGAACAATCATCCATTAGTTCTTGAAGTTGAATAACCGGAAACTGTACTTGTTTTTCAAACCATTTGGCAACTGTAAGAAGCTGCTGGTCACAAAATGCACGTCCGATAAACTGTAGTCCTATTGGCAGCCCTTGGCTTGAGAGGGCCACAGGGACACTCACCGCTGGCAATCCTGTGGAAAAGAAAGAGACCTATTAATTGTTGATTAATTGTCTACCCTAAGATACAGAGACCTCTTCCACTTTCCAGTGCTAGTAGGTACAGGACAGGataagcttaaaaaaacaaaaattcataaaaattatatgGTATGTATGCTTTTGTATCTTTCTTTGTTCACTCAATATCTTGGAAATCACTGTATATCCGTCCACAGAGACCttcgttctttttttatagttGCATAGTATTCCATCATGTGGTTTTACCATAGTTTATTCAACCATTCTTCTATAATTGGGGATTTTGGTTGTTTTCAGTATTTAGCTGTTTCATGTCATGTCCCAGTGAATTACCTTGTGTATTTTTTCAGTATTGAACGTTTCTCAGATGAAGAGGAGTTGCTTCatcaaaatataaatgcatatgtAATTAGATATTACCAAATTCCCTTCCAAAAAAGTTGTACCTTTAGAATTTCTATCAGCAAAATGAGTGTTTTCCTACAGCCTCCCCTATAGGGTGTGTTGCTGAGTTTTTGAATTTTTGCCAATTTGTTAAATGAGAACTAGTAGCTCAGggtagttttaatttcagttttgagGCAGAGGAAGTAGATCCTGGGACATCTTGTTATGCCATAAAATaagaaagttttcaaaaaattaatggGGGCTGGTCTAAAGGTTACCTGCAACTTGGTTAAATGTGagcatcaaaaataattataatacattgAATACTTATaatacattgaattttttttaaaaaaggaaagctgtTCTTTAGAGAAGACTGCTACTAACATATGTagaaggaatgacagaattagaaaagttagcattttgtaattttctaagaaataCTTAAAATCAGGCAAGGATCATCAATAGATGCTAAGAGTGGGTTTGAGTTTATTGGGAAACACGGTCTCAAAGCATCACATCACTGTGTACAAATACAGACGATGTatcttggtgtacctcaaaaaataataataataaatacaaaacatagcgcttaaaaaaaaaaagtatcacatCACCAATTGCTTACAATTGACAAAAGGAAAATGTGCCTTTATAAGGAAAACATCTGGTAGTTACTTCCTTAACCAAGGGATTAATTTAGTTTCCAAAAGTGGGACAAACTGATATTAACTGTTTCTTGATTTGAAGCGTATGTAGCATTTGTGCCAAAAATGTTTAGCTCAACCGAATCACGAGGAAGCAATCTGACAAATTCAAATTACACATGGGAAAAACACCCTATAAAAGGTATTATggatacaaatgagaaaacttaaATGTGAACTGTATTTGGAATATTATTGTatttgtgttagttttcttaGGTGTGATGATGGAATTGTGGTCATGTAGGAGAATGTCTTTATTCTTActcatgctgaagtatttaggggtgaaGTAACATGATGTTTAAACTTtcaaattattgaaataaaagctgtgtctgtgtgtgtgtgtgtgtgtgtgtgtgtagagagggagggagaggaaggagaaagcaaatGAGGCAAAATTTAAGAAGGATGAATCCAGGCAAAGGACATCTGGGTATTCATTATATgactttttcaacttttctgtgggtttgaaaattaatacatgtgtgtgtggtgAATGCAAGCATGTGAACACCTATACGTGCACGTGTGCTCACACACGCGCGTCCTGAAGCATTCCAGAAGGACAAGCTACTGAGTTTAGGGAACAATCTAGCTAGAACCTAGGCTGAACACCTAGGGTATCTACCTAAAAGTTTGCAGAAAACCAGGACGTTCCTGAGGGCTCCTCACCTGCCATGTTGACAGCCTGTGTAAAAATGTCACCCTGGGCGCTGCGTGTTCTGTTGTCTTCTCTGACGAACTCCGCGTGTGGCACCGCCTCACTCAAGGTGGTGGGAGTGAGCAGGACGTCCACCCCAGAGTTGAAAACATTCACAAAGTCATTAGCAATGAGCCGCCTCACTTTCTGTGCTTTGACAAAATAattctcatagtttctgtggaaaaaaaattgatgacaTTTTAAGggctttttgttatttctttgaatCAATTCTCATTTCTTGGAATCAATTCTCATGCATAAGACTTGTTAAGAGTCACTGGATTCTTGGCGTGTAGGAGCAGGCACCACTAAGATTTCCAACAACACATAAACATGAATTTTGTTAACCACGCTGTTATTCCAAAAGTTTGTATATCTGGAATTAATTAAAAATCACCAGTAGATGCAATTCTGCACATATAATCACAAAATGTTAACACTTTCAGGGACATCATTAAACCAGAACATtcattttcaggtgaggaaaaggAAGTGCGTAGCAACTAAATGACTTTCCAAAGGCTGCCAAGACTGGCAGTGGTAGAGGAGGGACTAGAATGCAGGTCTCTGGAGGCTCATTGCAATCCTCTTCCTAGTATTATAACATCCTATTTCATCTTCAGTTAGATTATAAGGACTCTGaagttttggaaaattctaaCATGCCATCACAATTATAAACTAGAAAACAAGCTCTGGAAACAGTAACTGGGGAAAGTATGCCGTGTTTGCAATTTTGTACTTTATAGACAGGTATAGCCCAGGAATGGAAATGTGAaattcatgaaaagatgcttcaggctacctactgaatgggagaagatatttgcaaatgatatatctgataaggggttaatagccaaaatatacaaagaactcgtacaactcaacatcaaaaaaaatagacaacaaatttaaaaatgggcagaggaccagaacagacattttttccaaagaagacatatagatgtgccaacaggcacatgaaaagatgctcaacatcaccaattatcagagaaatgcaattgaAAACCACAATTAAATATCACATCACACCTTTCAGAATGGTTACTGTCaaagacaacaaataaacaagtattggcaaggatgtagagaaaagggaaccttcatgcactgctgatgggaatgtaaagtggtgcagccgttagggaaaacaacatggagattcctcataaaattaaaaagagaactaccacaACAATGCAGCGATTCCACTCGGGTATTcatccaaagaaagcaaaaatactaatttgagaagatatatatgcacccctatgttcactgcagcactatttacaatagtcaagatatggaaaccacctaagtgttcactgatagatgaatgggtaaagatgttgtatcaaaatatatacaaaatggaatattagcgataaaaaatgaaatcttgccattggcGACAACATGGtcagacctagagggtattatgctacgtgaagtcagtcagacagagaaaggtactgtatgatgtcacttatctGTGGAGTccagaaaacaacacaaaagaacaaacataactcaacagaaacagtcacagatgggtggttgccaaaggagagcggggtgagggggaaggagaggcacAGGTTGAGATCGAGTTATGAAGTTTCAGGTGTGAAAGGTACAGTGTGGGGAACACAGTCAGCAGTTATGTAATCTCTGTGTGGGGACAGCTgacaactagacttatcatggtgatcattctGAGATgcacagaaatatcaaatcactatgttgtgcttcagaaactaacacagtgtcgTAGGTCTACTATACTTCAAAACCAAACTAACTCCCAGAAGGTCAGGTTTGCTgttaccagaggcaggaggtagggggagggggaattggatgaaggtggtcaaaaggcacaaacttctgGTTAAAAGATAAGTACTAAGATGTCATGTacaaatgataaatataattaacactgctgtgttATACACAAACATTGAcaagagtaaatcctgagttctcatcataagaaaaaaatgtttttcttcctatttctttaatgttgtatccataggagatgatggatgttcattaaacttgtaataaaaaataataataaagaatatggttactccccccacccccaaaagaaaagACGCTTACTTTACTGAAAAGATTAAGGAATTAGCCAGACATAGGTGTGACTGTGAGTCAATGTtgcaaagaaagggaaaaagaaaatactctttAGATCCTCCCGGAGCTGTTAATGAAGGCTGGCGAAAATATTAACCAttttaacttcagtttcctcacctgtaaaaatgGATATAACAACTCCAACCTTACTGAGGACCAAATACAATGagataaaaatgtgaaattgttTTTATCCTAAAAGAATGCTACAAAAATATCGGATGTCCTTATTATCATTTGACCACAGGACTTATAGGGAGATGAACGCAGGCATCATGTGTAATTTACCCTACAGTTGATGGCTTAAATTGTGTACTAACAACATTCCCCAAACctgaattttataaaagaatactTCCTATtaaacttctttttcttacttgAAATATGGTTCAAAAGCACAACTGCTGCTTCCATCAATGATGGGAATATTAGAGGTGGATTTACTCTGCCATTTTAAACAACTGGAAAACTAGACAGAATGAACCATTTTCGGATATTAGACAACAGGCattcagaagaaaaggaaagcaaataaacaaagccCTTTGATTTCCCCAtcaatcaaataatatttttggtttctgtttgccttccagctttattgagatataattgaccatAAAATTGTGTAGCTTTAAGGTATGcaacatgatttgatatatgtatatgttgaaaaatgattacTACAGTAAGATTTGTTAATACACAAAAAACTGTaattatgtgagatgatggatggatgtggTGAGATTATTTAAGATCTATTTTCTTAGCAACCTTCAAGTAtaattatataagtatataatacagtattatataagatccccagaacttaccttataagtggaagtttgtactctctgaccaacatctccccttttccccagcccctagcaactATCATTCtactgtttctgtgagtttggctttttttttttttttaagattcccacatataagtgagatcttatagtatctttctctgacttatttcacttaggataatacTCTCAAAGTCCATGCATGTTGTCACATATGGAGGATGTCTTTCttttgaataataaataatactctTTTGAATAATAATGGATAATATTCCACgtgcatgtgtatgtacacacacacatattttcttcattcatccatcaatggacacttaggctgtttccatgtcttggctattgtgaataatgctttgaGAGAGTGATTTCTTTCcttcggatatatacccagaagtggaatttctggatcatatgggaattttatttttaattttttgaggaatctccatactgttttcacaGTAGCTGTTCAAATAGTATTTTTGGAAAAAGTAATCCTAACTATTGGCCCTGAGTAGATGCACATATGAATAAAATGcttgccatccatccatccatctatctacctatctatctctatccatccatccatccatccatccatccatccatccatctatctatctggcATATAGCAAAACTCCAGGAAGCTATGTGGTACAACCACCCTTGCTTTTTCACAAGTCTCACATCCTCTTAGACAGACTTGGTGGTATGGAAGATGAATCCTATTTACAAGATGGTGAACAAACTTATACTGAAGTCATagtaattttgaattttcttggAGCAAACCGATACATGATGCAAGGGAAAACTAAGTCGAAATTTTTTAAGAGACACCAATGTAACTTCCTGCTTAAGGCTCTCAGAGCAGTAAGACAACGTGGCAATAACAGGGAACATTTGATAAGGCTAAAATCCTTCAGGACTCCCTGCTTAGCTTGTACTCATCATTTAGCTAGAGCatcaatgttttttgtttgtttttattcaaaacaaacaaaaaggagctAAAAGTACCATAAACAGACCTTTAATTATATGATTGCTAATTCAAATCATAAGGATTTTGCTTCCTTAGCAAATCTCTCAACTTACAAGACCTGACAGCCATCCCACTACTTTACTCTGGAATTCTCAAGGATGCAGAAAATTCCTAAACTGGTTATCTTActcttttaataagaaaaagtttCCTGAGAGGATTCTTCCTCTCACCACATCATTGAACCCTTCTCGTCTGGTTGCAGCATACATGGCTTCAGTAGATACATCAATATCACATCTGTGacctgaaaacagaaaagagataaACATTACTTGAAAAGGGAGTAAAGTTTTGGCTGAAAAGCAGGTCTAGATTCACATTTTTGACCAATACTCAAATTTCAGAGGTTGACTTTAATGGTTTctctttttcatgtgcctgggGACTGACTGACCCATCAGGAatcaaggagagagaagaaaataataaagagggAAACTTCATTTGCTCACTagttcattcatccactcatttattcaaatgTCTACTAAgcccctactctgtgccaggtaccacACTAGATGGACTGAGAATACAAAGCTAAAATAATCTACCGTCAAGATACAGCCCAGAGGGGTGAACTGAAGATACAGAGATATGATGATGAACAGTGTGAGGTATAATGCTAAAATGACAAAGGTAAAAAGATTCATTGATTTACTTCtctaaatcattaaaattatCCCAGGCAATAATACTTTTTGCTACTAATAAGTGAATCTTTCAAATGTTTGAGATAGCTTCCTTAAAAATCCAAAGCACAGGCACCTTACCATATTCTAGCCCATCAAATCTTGCCATATTTGATGCCACTTCCGAAGTACACAACACGTGGTAGCAGACAATTGAGTAACTGGTGTGGGGCAGGGACACTTCAATTACTTTGGCCCCCTCAGACTCAAAGAGATTAGCAGCTTTGGACCAAAGACAACGTACTTCACTTGACAATTCTGGTGTAAGATATTCCTTattggaaaaagtaaaaatacagaaattagaaTATCTGTATAGGCAGTTGTACAAAAATTTGTACTCTAGAGCCTTTGGTAATACATTAGAACACCTGATTAAATTGCTAGTAGGTAGCCAGAAAGACTGAAATAATTTAAGAGTGTTTATGGCATGACAAGCACAGTACTAGAGCTTGTGAGCTGGATATAATAAGGATTGGCGATCTGGTTGGAGAACTTACATTTGTTAAATGTTCATTATATATCAGACACTCTGCTAGATACTTTCCAAAGGTTCTTCCATTTGATGCTTTTAACACTCTTATGATGTAGGTATTATCAACCtttgttttattaatgaaaaatattgagaCTAGAGAAGTAATTTTCCTAATGTTACATAGCAGGTAAGTAGAGGATCCAGGATTCCCAACTAGGTCTGTTTCTCTCTAAATCCTTAAAAGTAGGCACACCTATTACCTTAATGGaagattttaaagatttaaagattCTATAGTATTTCTCTATAGCAGTGGTCTCAACTGGGGGCAATTTTATCCTCTTCCGCTCAACCAGGGGACATCTGGTAACGCCTGCAGACAGTTTGGCTTGTGgagtggcagtggtggtgggatGCCACCTCTaggggtagaggccagggatgctgctgagcatcttacaatgcacaggacagtctcccagaacaaaaaattattgctacgctcaaaattaaaattttaaaaggttagtAATTTAACATAGCTACTTTCATGTGTtaaagtcacatagctaataaaagtggcagagcagggattcaaacccaaCCAAGGTTTCCTAAGTCTGTGCTCTGTATTTGACTTGACAGTACTTTTGTAAAGTAAAGAGAGAGTTACCTTCGGAATTCCTATACATAGTTTGCTCACATCTGTCAAACTGGGAAGCATAAATGGTTTAACAGGATCGTGAATTGTGGTAGAATCTTTGGGATCATGCCCAGCTAGTACACCtgtaagtaaaaatatttatgagtgacagacagagtgtttttcagtgaaaCAATAATGTTTTGAAACTATATGGAATCATATAAATACCCAACACAATGGCTGCATCATCCACACATCTGGTTAAGATTCCTGGCACATCCATTGAATTCACCAGGGGAATGAGACCATGACGAGAAACTAAACCATAGCTTGGTTTTAAACCAACAACCCCACAGTGGGCAGCTGGATTTCTGGTTGATCCTCCTGTATCTGATCCTAAAGCCCTGAAATTTAAATGGAATTCTCTTTAGCAGGGTAACATATCTctaattatatttgaaatttatcttttaaaatgtatatttttaaaatgtatttcttcctgattatacaaaaataaaacatgctcaTCTCAGAGAAttcttaaaatacagaaaagttgtaaagaTGTAACAAAATATTCCACTACCCTGAGGCAAACACTGTTAACATTTCTTCATAGTAACTtcgtcttttttttaaatgaagtctgCTTTCAGGTTCAGGTCATTCTGTAATCCtaaatttccatctcttttttgCTTATCATGAGCCTTTTACTATGTCATTAAAACTACTGAAAATTTGCAATATGTATAATATTCTACCATGTCAATTGGCAATTCCCAACCATTCCCAATTTTAAAGTGCATTCTCCTATCGATATACATACAAATCTttcttaaagttatttatttttttaattgaagcatagtcgatttacaatgttgtgttaatttctgctgtacagcaaagtgactcagttttatatatatatatatacacacacacattttttaatattcttttccataatggtttattccaggatattggatatagttccctgtgctatacagcaggaccttgttgtttacctattctatatgtaacagtttgcatctgctaaccccaaactcccagtcctttccttccccttccccccaccccttggcaaccacaagtctgtgaaTCTTTCTGCTTTGTagttaggttcatttgtgccatattttagattccacatataagtgctatcatatagtatttgtctctctttctgatttacttagtatgataatctctagttgcatctgtgttgctgcaaatggcattattcttttttatggctgagtagtattccaccatatatatcttctttatccattcatctgttgatggacatttacattgtttccatgtcttggctattatgaatagtgctgcaataaacataggggtgcatgtatctttttgaattatagttttgtctggatatatgcccaggactggaattgctggatcacatggcaattctattttcagttttctgaggaacctccatactgttttctgtagtagctgtaccaacttatgttcctgccaacagtgtaggagggttctcttttctccatatcctctccagcatttattatttgtagactttttaatgatggccattctgaccagtgtgaggtggtgtggtacctcattatagatttgatttgcatttctctaataattagtgatgccaagtatcttttcatgtgcctattggccatctgtatgtcgtctttggagaaatgtctctaggtcttctgctcatttcttgattgggtttttttgtttttgtttttgagttgcatgagctgcttgtttattttgaatattaagccCCTGTTGGTTGCagtgtttgcaagtattttctcccattctgtaggttgtctttttgttttatggtttcctttgctgtgcaaaagcttgtaagtttgattaggtctcatttgtttatttttgtttttatttatattgccttgggagactgacctaagaaaacactgataCAATTTATATACGTACAAATCTTATATCTTCTTTTAATGGCAATGTTATAGTATGCTTTTACAAACTAAACACACCCCTCCCAGAAATTCAGATACAGCCATTCTGCTACTCCATTTAGAATCATGGctagaaatgtattttaagcTGTTTAAACATTTATGTTGTTGCCAGTTAGAAAAACTGCATAATAAATTACTtcgtagggaattccctggtggtccagcggttagggcTCTgcgttttcactgctgagggcccaggtttgattcctggttggggaactaagatcccacaagctgtgcagtgcagcaatcaatcaatcaagtaTTGATACTTTGTAATAAACACCTTTAAACATAAATCTTTGCCCATATATCTGATTAAATTTTAGGCTAGCTTCCAAGAAGTAGAGTTAATAGGCCAAAGGGTCTACCTGTCATTAcaagttcttaatatattttgtcAAATTACTTGTCAGAAAGGTTACagcaatttatattcccaacTGCAGCGAATCACGTGTTTTATGTTTCAGTATCATCACTGAATACTAGCATTTCTCAAAATTTGGTTAATTTGATAACCAAAAGCTTTGCTAATATGcaaaatttttgaataatttttcacatttatttgtatttgcatTACCCAACTATGAAGTGTCTGTTCACTTCTTTGCTTAGTTACCTATATAgtctgtttttcttattaaaagaaaaaaaaaaaaccttgaggacattatgctaagtgaaataagtgaatcacaaaagcacaaatactgcccaatttcacttacatgaggtacccaGAGTGGTCAAATTCAGAGACATAAAGTAaaagagtggttgccaggggctgggaggtggggggggctaTTGTTTAAGGGGTACAGAGTTTAagttttgcaaatgaaacaagTTCTGGAGACGGGCTGTGtgataatgtgaatgtacttaacactactgaactatacacttaaaaatggttaagatgagaaattttgttatgtatactttaccacaattaaaaattttttaaatttaactttcagGAAAAAAGGTTTTTCTGACTAGAAAAGTGTAATGTCTactataaaagttaaaatattctaTATGATGTATAAAGTAAAATTTCTCTTATACTCACTGACCCCATAATAATCCTGTTAtcactttttatatatatttatccagACACTCCCATGCaactaacatatatacatatgtaatgaTTACTTTTAACAGAAATAAGGCATACTATACATACTGTTCTGCAACTTGTTTTCCACTTAACAGTGTATCTTGGATTTCTTCCCATGTCACCACATAGCACTCTAACTCATTCTTTTCAGTGGCTACATAGTATCAATACTCCTAGAATCTTCCTATTCTTAAAActattataaaagaaacaaatcaatagCGGGGAAAACAAATCAGAACACTTGAAGGTTTGGGGCCCATTCCATCTGGAGTTACTTGGCACCTGTGGCTCTCTTGAGAATACCCAGAGTGAAGCTTTGGGCTGAACAAGGCTCC contains:
- the QRSL1 gene encoding glutamyl-tRNA(Gln) amidotransferase subunit A, mitochondrial — its product is MLGRTLREVATALKQGQVTPTELCQRCLSLIKKTKFLNAYITVSEEVALKQAEESEKRYKKGHSLGDLDGIPIAVKDNFSTAGIETTCASNMLKGYVPPYNATVVQKLLDQGALLMGKTNLDEFAMGSGSTDGIFGPVRNPWSYSKQYREKRKQKPDGENENSNWLITGGSSGGSAAAVSAFTCFVALGSDTGGSTRNPAAHCGVVGLKPSYGLVSRHGLIPLVNSMDVPGILTRCVDDAAIVLGVLAGHDPKDSTTIHDPVKPFMLPSLTDVSKLCIGIPKEYLTPELSSEVRCLWSKAANLFESEGAKVIEVSLPHTSYSIVCYHVLCTSEVASNMARFDGLEYGHRCDIDVSTEAMYAATRREGFNDVVRGRILSGNFFLLKENYENYFVKAQKVRRLIANDFVNVFNSGVDVLLTPTTLSEAVPHAEFVREDNRTRSAQGDIFTQAVNMAGLPAVSVPVALSSQGLPIGLQFIGRAFCDQQLLTVAKWFEKQVQFPVIQLQELMDDCSSLFENEKLASVSLK